Proteins found in one Sorghum bicolor cultivar BTx623 chromosome 1, Sorghum_bicolor_NCBIv3, whole genome shotgun sequence genomic segment:
- the LOC110431912 gene encoding uncharacterized protein LOC110431912, translating into MTKKTARKDKEVEEDKEEAPSKQENTKFYGKTAPHEFYDTNILLPFPRTRKPTTDEQLGKFVEVIRQLYVNIPLLDAMQVPTYAKYLRDILNNKRPLPTSEVIKLTEECSAAILNQLPEKKKDPGCPTIDCSIGTHHFEHALCDLGASVSVMPKVIFDKLTHAVLSPTSIHLQLADQSIRHPAGVAENIPVKIREFLVPVDFVVIDMEVDEKTPLILGRPFLSTANAHIDVGAGEIQFTINGA; encoded by the coding sequence ATGACAAAAAAGACTGCAAGAAAAGATAAGGAAGTTGAGgaagacaaggaagaagcaCCATCTAAGCAGGAAAACACCAAGTTCTATGGAAAGACAGCTCCGCACGAGTTCTACGACACCAACATTCTGCTGCCAtttccaagaacaaggaagccAACCACCGATGAACAACTCGGGAAGTTTGTTGAGGTAATTCGGCAATTATATGTCAATATTCCACTACTTGATGCAATGCAGGTTCCAACCTATGCCAAGTATTTGAGAGACATCCTCAACAACAAACGCCCGCTGCCTACATCTGAGGTGATTAAGCTAACAGAAGAATGCAGCGCGGCGATACTAAACCAACTAccagaaaagaagaaggaccctGGATGTCCTACCATCGACTGCTCCATTGGGACACATCACTTCGAGCATGCACTGTGCGACttgggagcaagtgtcagtgtcatGCCAAAGGTAATATTTGATAAACTAACCCATGCTGTTTTGTCCCCTACATCAATACATTTGCAGTTAGCGGATCAGTCAATTCGCCATCCTGCGGGGGTAGCTGAGAATATCCCCGTAAAGATACGCGAGTTCCTGGTCCCTGTGGATTTCGTGGTAATCGACATGGAGGTGGATGAAAAGACTCCACTTATCCTGGGAAGACCATTTCTCAGCACTGCTAATGCACATATTGACGTTGGAGCCGGAGAAATTCAATTTACAATCAATGGGGCCTAG